One window from the genome of Marinobacter bohaiensis encodes:
- a CDS encoding TonB-dependent receptor translates to MHPNPIQFSRRSLATAIATASFLAPFAVQAQDNSEATALDTIVVSDEQKAEGDTPAPAFAGGQVAAGARAGLLGEQDAADLPFNVVSYTEKLVENQQADTLADVLVNDASVQSGFGYGNYAEKFYIRGFELNGEDIAYGGLYGVLPRQVIDMSLAGRIEIFKGANAFTNGIAPGSSGIGGIVNIEPKRAGDEPLTRVTTGFESDGYGEVGLDVARRFGDQNQWGTRVSAKAGDGDTAIDDESRSVSAAAAGLDYRGDRFRASLDLGYQKQEIEGGRSIVYIDDSLTEIPDAPDADTNYAPDWAGSTLETTFAMLRGEYDLNSAWTAYAAVGGNNTHESGDYASPTVTDTDGSATVSRLTVPYDAKSIGSQAGLRGELATGPVSHQINLGYSGVYRRTSSAYTMSLTPADTNIYNPADVAYPATEWSDGDMNDPNVRSRTRTNGVALADTLGFIDDRVLLTLGTRYQEVEVTNYDYQGAFSDRAADYTMTPAYGLVVKPFEGVSLYANHMESLLPGEQAPSGTYVNGSYVAISNAGHVLGVVEAKQTEVGAKFDYGTIGGSVSAFQIEKPVAAVSSDDSTYEYYGEQRNRGVEVNVYGQPLDNVRLLASAVWLDPEITNSVDENLEGKDAIGVPEYRYVLGGEWDMPFLRHLTALGKVVHNGPQYADSENELEVDAWTRVDLGLRYEMPVNSTNIVWRFNVENVANENYWASASSSGYLTQGDPRTYKVSAEFNF, encoded by the coding sequence ATGCACCCCAATCCGATCCAATTTTCACGCCGGTCGCTGGCCACCGCCATCGCCACCGCGTCTTTCCTTGCCCCCTTTGCCGTACAGGCGCAGGACAACAGCGAAGCCACCGCCCTCGACACCATCGTTGTCAGCGACGAACAGAAAGCCGAGGGCGACACCCCGGCGCCGGCCTTTGCCGGCGGCCAGGTCGCCGCCGGTGCCCGCGCCGGTCTGCTGGGCGAACAGGACGCCGCCGACCTGCCTTTCAACGTGGTGAGCTACACCGAAAAGCTGGTGGAAAACCAGCAGGCCGACACCCTGGCGGACGTGCTGGTAAACGACGCCTCCGTCCAGAGCGGCTTTGGTTACGGTAACTACGCGGAGAAGTTCTACATTCGCGGCTTCGAGCTGAACGGCGAGGACATCGCCTACGGCGGCCTGTACGGCGTACTGCCGCGTCAGGTGATCGACATGAGCCTGGCCGGGCGCATTGAGATCTTCAAGGGCGCCAACGCCTTCACCAACGGTATCGCCCCGGGCTCCAGCGGCATCGGCGGCATCGTCAACATCGAGCCCAAGCGCGCCGGCGACGAGCCGCTGACCCGCGTGACCACCGGCTTCGAATCCGACGGTTACGGTGAAGTCGGCCTGGACGTCGCCCGCCGCTTCGGCGACCAAAACCAGTGGGGGACCCGCGTCAGCGCCAAGGCCGGTGACGGCGACACGGCCATCGACGACGAGTCCCGCAGCGTCAGTGCCGCGGCAGCCGGCCTGGACTATCGTGGCGACCGTTTCCGCGCCTCCCTGGATCTGGGCTACCAGAAACAGGAAATCGAAGGCGGCCGCTCCATCGTCTACATCGACGACAGCCTGACCGAAATTCCGGACGCTCCGGACGCCGATACCAACTACGCCCCCGACTGGGCCGGCAGCACCCTGGAAACCACCTTCGCCATGCTGCGCGGCGAGTACGACCTGAACAGCGCCTGGACGGCCTACGCCGCTGTCGGCGGAAACAACACCCACGAATCCGGTGACTACGCCTCGCCCACCGTCACCGACACCGACGGCAGCGCCACCGTATCCCGCCTGACCGTCCCCTACGACGCCAAGAGCATCGGCAGCCAGGCCGGACTGCGCGGGGAGCTGGCCACCGGGCCGGTAAGCCATCAGATCAACCTGGGGTACTCAGGGGTCTACCGCCGCACCAGTTCCGCCTATACCATGTCGCTGACCCCGGCCGATACCAACATCTACAATCCGGCCGATGTCGCCTACCCAGCCACGGAATGGTCCGACGGTGACATGAACGACCCCAACGTGCGCAGCCGGACCCGCACCAACGGCGTGGCCCTGGCCGACACCCTCGGCTTCATCGACGATCGCGTCCTGCTGACCCTGGGTACGCGCTACCAGGAAGTGGAGGTCACGAACTACGACTACCAGGGCGCGTTCAGCGACCGCGCCGCCGACTACACCATGACCCCGGCCTACGGCCTGGTCGTGAAGCCGTTCGAAGGCGTCTCCCTGTACGCCAACCACATGGAATCGCTGCTGCCGGGCGAACAGGCGCCCTCAGGCACCTACGTCAACGGCAGTTATGTCGCCATCAGCAACGCCGGTCACGTCCTCGGCGTGGTTGAAGCCAAGCAGACCGAGGTCGGCGCCAAGTTTGACTACGGCACCATCGGTGGCTCGGTCAGCGCCTTCCAGATCGAGAAGCCGGTGGCCGCGGTCAGCAGCGACGACAGCACTTACGAGTACTACGGCGAGCAGCGCAACCGGGGCGTGGAAGTCAACGTCTACGGCCAGCCTCTCGACAACGTTCGCCTGCTGGCCAGCGCGGTCTGGCTGGACCCGGAAATCACCAACTCGGTCGATGAAAACCTGGAAGGCAAAGATGCCATCGGCGTGCCGGAATACCGCTACGTCCTGGGCGGCGAGTGGGATATGCCCTTCCTGCGCCACCTGACGGCACTGGGCAAGGTCGTGCATAACGGGCCGCAGTACGCCGACAGCGAGAACGAGCTGGAGGTCGACGCCTGGACCCGTGTCGATCTGGGCCTGCGCTACGAAATGCCGGTGAACAGCACCAACATTGTCTGGCGCTTCAATGTGGAGAACGTCGCCAACGAGAACTACTGGGCGTCCGCATCCTCCAGCGGTTACCTGACCCAGGGCGATCCGCGCACCTACAAGGTATCGGCGGAATTCAACTTCTAG
- a CDS encoding tRNA-binding protein: MSQQEADTISWNDFEKVELRVGTIVEVLEFPEARRPAYKLQVDFGPEIGVRKSSAQITDHYSREELVGRQVLAVTNFPPKQIGPMRSECLVTGVPDRDGAVVLVSPDQPVENGVRLF; the protein is encoded by the coding sequence ATGTCGCAACAGGAAGCAGACACCATCAGCTGGAATGATTTCGAGAAAGTCGAACTGCGCGTCGGCACCATCGTCGAGGTGCTGGAATTTCCTGAAGCCCGGCGCCCGGCCTACAAGCTGCAGGTGGACTTCGGGCCGGAAATCGGCGTGCGTAAATCCAGCGCCCAGATCACGGATCACTACAGCCGCGAGGAACTGGTGGGCCGACAGGTCCTGGCGGTGACCAACTTCCCGCCCAAACAGATTGGCCCGATGCGCTCCGAGTGTCTGGTGACCGGCGTCCCCGATCGCGACGGCGCCGTGGTGCTGGTGTCGCCGGATCAGCCGGTGGAGAACGGGGTTCGCCTGTTCTGA
- a CDS encoding oxygenase MpaB family protein encodes MDILRARVEQQIMALSGLSLGGIDYEQPPGDPGLFGPGSVCWQVHADFPSMLCGGIGALMLQMMHPLALAGVWDHSNFREDMLGRLRRTSQFIAGTTFAATADAERLIERVRRIHAGITGVAPDGRPYAASDPELLVWVHVAEMRSFLEAYLRYRNPDLSRADQDRYFDEVARIAEALGAHDVPRSRQAVETYLENMAPELVFDERTAEVLQLLRTAPAPNLTTRPVGRLMVQAGIDLLPDWARARAGLQRSTLQRKLVERSMKPLAGTLRWALQNGASHRARRRMALAG; translated from the coding sequence ATGGACATATTGAGAGCGCGCGTCGAACAGCAGATCATGGCCCTTTCCGGGCTATCTCTGGGCGGCATCGACTACGAGCAGCCGCCGGGAGATCCGGGATTATTCGGCCCTGGCAGCGTTTGCTGGCAAGTGCACGCGGACTTCCCATCCATGCTCTGCGGCGGCATCGGCGCCCTGATGCTGCAGATGATGCACCCGCTCGCCCTGGCCGGCGTGTGGGACCACTCCAACTTCCGTGAGGACATGTTGGGCCGTCTGCGCCGCACCAGCCAGTTCATTGCCGGCACCACGTTCGCCGCGACCGCCGACGCCGAACGCCTGATCGAACGGGTGCGCCGGATTCACGCGGGCATCACCGGCGTCGCGCCGGACGGTCGCCCCTACGCGGCCAGCGATCCTGAACTGCTGGTCTGGGTGCATGTGGCGGAAATGCGCAGCTTCCTGGAAGCCTATCTGCGTTACCGCAATCCGGATTTGAGCCGGGCCGACCAGGATCGCTATTTCGATGAGGTGGCGCGTATCGCCGAGGCTCTGGGGGCGCACGATGTGCCCCGGTCCCGGCAGGCGGTGGAAACTTATCTGGAAAATATGGCGCCTGAGCTCGTTTTCGACGAGCGCACGGCCGAGGTATTGCAGTTGCTGCGCACCGCGCCGGCGCCCAACCTGACCACCCGTCCGGTGGGCCGATTGATGGTGCAGGCGGGAATCGACCTGCTGCCGGACTGGGCCCGCGCCCGGGCGGGGCTGCAGCGCAGCACGCTGCAGAGGAAACTGGTGGAGCGGAGCATGAAACCGTTGGCCGGAACCTTGCGCTGGGCCTTGCAGAACGGTGCCTCCCACCGGGCGCGGCGGCGCATGGCGCTGGCGGGTTAA
- a CDS encoding HAD family hydrolase, whose product MTPRSAGLSAHGRPLQGLCLRLVHALILFPFCAVAVAQSAGDDPLPSWNDGQARSAIIGFVQKVTNEESADYVSPAGRIATFDNDGTLWAEQPLYFQAIYALDRVRDLAPEHPEWHDTEPFKSAIDGDVKGLMASGMEGVMKVLLATHSDVTGEAFTDSVAQWLATSKHPTKGTAYTDLIYQPMLELMDYLRANGFKTFIVSGGGIDFIRVFAEDVYGIPPEQVMGTTGDATFEMRDGIPTIIKTGDIVLVDDKAGKPVGIYRQIGRRPIMAVGNSDGDLEMLQYTTIPRSDTDTTPRLGVLLHHTDAEREWAYDRQSSIGKLDQALDEAPERGWVVIDMKQDWRRVFPE is encoded by the coding sequence ATGACACCTCGATCAGCAGGCCTATCAGCACATGGGCGGCCATTGCAGGGGCTTTGCCTCCGGCTCGTTCATGCACTCATCCTGTTTCCGTTCTGCGCGGTGGCCGTCGCGCAATCGGCGGGCGATGACCCGTTGCCGTCCTGGAACGACGGTCAGGCCCGATCGGCGATCATTGGCTTTGTCCAGAAAGTTACCAACGAGGAATCTGCCGATTACGTGTCCCCCGCCGGGCGCATTGCCACCTTCGACAACGACGGCACGCTCTGGGCTGAACAGCCCCTGTATTTCCAGGCCATCTACGCCCTGGACCGGGTTCGTGACCTGGCGCCGGAGCATCCGGAGTGGCACGACACCGAGCCGTTCAAGAGCGCGATCGACGGCGATGTGAAAGGCTTGATGGCCAGCGGCATGGAAGGCGTCATGAAAGTGTTGCTCGCCACCCATTCCGACGTGACGGGCGAGGCGTTCACCGACTCGGTGGCGCAGTGGCTGGCGACCAGCAAACACCCGACAAAAGGCACAGCCTACACAGACCTGATCTATCAGCCCATGCTGGAGTTGATGGACTACCTGCGCGCCAATGGTTTCAAGACCTTTATCGTGTCCGGTGGGGGGATCGACTTTATCCGTGTCTTCGCCGAGGACGTCTACGGCATACCGCCGGAACAGGTGATGGGCACCACCGGCGACGCCACATTCGAGATGCGCGACGGCATTCCCACGATCATCAAGACCGGCGACATCGTCCTGGTGGACGACAAGGCGGGCAAGCCGGTGGGCATCTATCGTCAGATCGGCCGTCGCCCGATCATGGCCGTGGGCAACTCCGACGGCGACCTGGAAATGCTGCAGTACACCACCATTCCCCGCAGCGACACGGATACAACACCACGTCTGGGCGTGCTGTTGCATCATACCGACGCCGAGCGGGAGTGGGCCTACGATCGCCAGTCGTCCATTGGCAAGCTCGACCAGGCGCTGGATGAAGCGCCCGAGCGGGGCTGGGTGGTGATCGATATGAAGCAGGACTGGCGTCGGGTCTTTCCTGAGTAA
- the corA gene encoding magnesium/cobalt transporter CorA: MLRLFRIDNGLIKEMDVSPDTLATDLDRADWIDAHEPEEDERPLLEKLLSTDVPELDEMEEIEASARCFVDQAGIHVHSLFLTQSEGRHVTISVACILQRGRLITIREDDVADFRLMRMRARRGQVEAGSPSDLLVTLFEQKMENHADTLEDLHRELEQVSHRVLEGDDGDDLYTAISDLANLEDSNGKMRLCLMDSQRDISFLLRHMRPTPEQSDTLREIMRDIETLMSHTTFLFDKVNFLMDSTQGFINIRQNQIIKIFSIAAVVFLPPTLVASIYGMNFKVMPEMDWALGYPMAIGLMIMAGLAPYLYFKKKGWL, translated from the coding sequence ATGCTCAGACTCTTCCGGATCGATAACGGCCTGATCAAGGAAATGGATGTCTCCCCGGATACCCTGGCGACTGACCTGGACCGGGCCGACTGGATTGACGCCCACGAGCCGGAGGAGGACGAGCGCCCCCTGCTGGAGAAGCTGCTGAGCACCGACGTGCCGGAGCTGGACGAGATGGAGGAAATCGAGGCCTCCGCCCGTTGCTTCGTGGACCAGGCGGGCATTCATGTGCACTCACTGTTCCTGACTCAGTCCGAGGGCCGCCACGTCACCATCTCCGTGGCCTGCATCCTGCAACGGGGCCGGCTGATCACCATCCGCGAGGACGACGTGGCGGACTTCCGGCTGATGCGCATGCGCGCCCGGCGCGGCCAGGTGGAAGCCGGTTCACCGTCGGATTTGCTGGTCACCCTGTTCGAGCAGAAGATGGAGAATCACGCCGACACCCTGGAAGACCTGCACCGGGAGCTGGAGCAGGTCAGCCACCGGGTTCTGGAAGGCGATGACGGGGACGATCTCTACACCGCCATCAGTGACCTGGCGAATCTGGAGGACAGCAACGGCAAGATGCGCCTGTGCCTGATGGACTCCCAGCGGGACATTTCCTTCCTGCTGCGTCACATGCGCCCGACGCCGGAACAGTCCGACACCCTGCGCGAGATCATGCGGGATATCGAAACCCTGATGTCCCACACCACCTTCCTGTTCGACAAGGTGAACTTCCTGATGGATTCCACCCAGGGGTTCATCAACATCCGCCAGAACCAGATTATCAAGATCTTCTCGATTGCCGCCGTGGTGTTCCTGCCGCCGACACTGGTCGCCAGCATCTACGGCATGAACTTCAAGGTGATGCCGGAAATGGACTGGGCCCTGGGCTACCCCATGGCCATCGGGCTGATGATCATGGCGGGGCTGGCGCCCTATCTGTATTTCAAGAAGAAGGGCTGGCTGTAA
- a CDS encoding ABC transporter substrate-binding protein, with protein MTRKFNYNRRQFLCNSGVLGMSLAAGGIAAPLIARAGAPRIRIASNPGLENATLNALMLQQSYFGQFGVDAQIVETHGASGPFDAIVAGKADVCMVSGYNRVLSRIEQGARVKIVGAGKKKTSLTVYAGNNGIKTLSDLEGKSVAVGAPLGLLHALMLQLLKEKGIDASTVNFVNKGSNADCYRAVVNGEADACCSSVSHVNDKDGVVKVDEGDMWSALPEYVFQTAYASESAIRDNHDGLVRVMAAYGALYRYLMSPAAHDAFFDARKRAQKRFDRGSAQAVWDFIQVQQPYSTDLSLTDRDIGYRQDMYIGLGSLNRKQSIGAVADMSASIAAAKLLA; from the coding sequence ATGACCAGGAAGTTCAATTACAACCGCCGACAGTTCCTGTGCAACAGTGGCGTTCTCGGAATGAGTCTCGCCGCCGGAGGAATCGCTGCACCGCTGATCGCCAGGGCCGGCGCTCCGCGAATCCGGATTGCCAGCAATCCCGGGCTGGAAAACGCAACGTTGAACGCACTGATGCTCCAACAGAGCTATTTCGGGCAATTCGGTGTGGATGCACAGATCGTCGAGACCCATGGCGCCTCTGGTCCCTTTGACGCCATCGTCGCTGGGAAGGCGGATGTCTGCATGGTTTCGGGGTATAACCGGGTCTTATCGCGCATTGAACAGGGCGCCCGGGTCAAGATTGTGGGTGCCGGCAAGAAGAAAACGTCGCTGACCGTTTATGCCGGGAACAACGGGATTAAAACGCTCTCGGACCTGGAAGGCAAATCCGTAGCCGTCGGCGCCCCCCTGGGGCTCTTGCATGCGCTGATGCTGCAACTTCTGAAAGAAAAAGGAATCGATGCGTCGACGGTGAATTTTGTTAACAAGGGAAGCAACGCCGATTGCTATCGCGCCGTGGTCAACGGCGAAGCCGATGCCTGTTGTTCGAGCGTTTCGCATGTGAATGACAAGGATGGTGTTGTGAAGGTTGACGAGGGGGACATGTGGAGCGCGCTACCGGAGTATGTTTTTCAGACCGCTTATGCGTCCGAGTCTGCGATCAGGGACAACCATGACGGGCTGGTCCGGGTCATGGCGGCATACGGTGCTCTCTATCGTTACCTGATGTCACCGGCCGCTCACGACGCTTTCTTCGACGCTCGCAAGCGCGCTCAGAAGCGCTTCGACAGGGGCTCTGCGCAGGCCGTCTGGGATTTTATTCAGGTCCAGCAACCGTATTCCACGGACCTGTCGCTGACCGATAGAGATATTGGCTACCGGCAGGACATGTACATCGGCTTGGGGAGTCTGAATCGCAAGCAGTCGATTGGCGCGGTGGCCGATATGTCGGCGTCGATAGCTGCGGCCAAGCTGCTTGCGTGA
- a CDS encoding LysR family transcriptional regulator has translation MPADDGQAAFKYPDDRMPPFLKAPNLRHLRMVQIVGKLGGVSRASRELHSSQPTVTQAVANHEIDVGVKLFDRCVTGTYPTTGGQQYLRRLDRFFDILDTAIEQIMAPSGSEPSLRILPVERLVTGTQLRALIAASHQSQLRATARSLGRSPTSLFRSARTLERTLNKPLFERTLQGPVLNRTGQCLALAFQRALREIELARGEIHITKTRGGLELIVGTLPMAGSHTLAEAARRFVTAYPAVTLRLVSGGYHKLITDLTQSRIDMIFGRLGKPDWAQQIQEEALFRDNYCLLARPDHPLAGKNQVTIAELAYFQWVVPPRGTPRRARIEAIFAGTGTSPRFHIEASSPTISRTLLLDSDTITLMPQSEVRQDIDLGTLVQLRCTNVDHVLSCHTPYKGVTTRSDWLPTEAHTAFVDSLRQVTAQFGLVRPLARARRRKNAGH, from the coding sequence ATGCCTGCTGATGACGGGCAAGCGGCGTTCAAGTACCCGGACGACCGCATGCCCCCATTTCTCAAAGCGCCGAATCTACGCCATCTGCGGATGGTACAGATCGTCGGCAAACTGGGCGGGGTCAGTCGCGCATCGCGGGAACTGCACTCGTCTCAACCAACGGTTACCCAAGCGGTCGCCAACCATGAGATTGATGTTGGTGTAAAGCTATTCGATCGCTGCGTCACCGGTACCTACCCCACCACCGGGGGGCAACAATATCTCCGGAGGCTCGACCGTTTCTTCGACATTCTCGATACGGCGATCGAGCAGATCATGGCGCCCTCTGGCAGCGAACCATCTCTTCGAATACTACCCGTGGAAAGACTGGTGACAGGCACGCAGCTGCGCGCTCTCATAGCCGCGAGCCATCAGTCTCAGCTGCGTGCGACCGCCCGAAGCCTGGGCCGATCACCAACGTCGCTGTTCCGCTCCGCCCGCACACTCGAACGCACGCTTAACAAGCCGTTGTTCGAGCGAACACTGCAGGGGCCTGTCCTCAACAGAACCGGCCAATGCCTGGCACTGGCGTTTCAACGGGCGTTACGCGAAATTGAACTGGCCCGCGGAGAAATTCACATTACGAAGACTCGCGGTGGTCTCGAACTGATCGTTGGAACTTTGCCAATGGCCGGCTCGCATACGCTCGCCGAAGCCGCGCGTCGTTTCGTCACCGCTTATCCCGCCGTCACCTTGCGGCTCGTCTCGGGGGGATACCACAAGCTGATCACAGACCTGACACAGAGCCGGATAGACATGATTTTCGGCCGGCTGGGCAAACCTGACTGGGCACAACAAATCCAGGAAGAAGCCCTCTTCCGGGACAACTATTGCCTGCTTGCACGGCCAGATCACCCTCTCGCAGGGAAAAACCAGGTAACGATCGCTGAGTTGGCATACTTCCAGTGGGTTGTACCGCCCCGGGGAACGCCCAGACGCGCCCGTATCGAAGCCATCTTCGCAGGCACAGGGACATCTCCGCGCTTTCATATCGAGGCGTCGTCGCCAACCATCAGTCGAACACTGCTGCTCGATTCAGACACAATCACCCTCATGCCCCAGTCCGAAGTGAGACAGGACATCGACCTCGGCACCCTGGTTCAACTTCGGTGCACCAACGTCGATCACGTTCTAAGCTGCCACACGCCGTATAAAGGGGTGACCACCCGCAGCGATTGGTTGCCAACCGAAGCGCATACCGCCTTCGTCGATAGCTTACGCCAGGTCACAGCACAATTCGGGCTAGTCCGCCCCCTCGCCCGAGCACGACGCCGCAAGAATGCTGGACACTAG
- a CDS encoding substrate-binding domain-containing protein, translating to MALTLPTNLADYPVTKAMKDGRITSDIVELDYCGPSPAHNGFKAMVRENLFDAGELAIVTYLQARAYGKPYVLLPAPISGRFQHHCAGFNIDFGHLDPKDIEGKKVGVRTYAQTTGLWIRGVLRHEYGVDLDKVTWMTLGDGHLAEYSDPKNCVRLPAGSDIPQMMLNGDLDAALLGVDMPKDPRVRTLVPDAHNAAKAWYEREGFVPINHMFVVHQDISRKHPEAVREIYRMIAESRELTEGGAPEVFPPLGLEANRKGLQTAIDWALDQKIIPRAMSVDELFDDVTGNLG from the coding sequence ATGGCACTTACACTGCCCACCAACCTCGCCGACTATCCGGTTACCAAAGCAATGAAGGACGGACGCATCACGTCCGACATCGTCGAACTCGATTACTGCGGCCCCAGCCCGGCTCATAACGGCTTCAAGGCCATGGTTCGGGAGAATCTGTTCGACGCCGGCGAACTCGCCATCGTCACCTATCTGCAGGCGAGAGCCTACGGTAAACCCTACGTGTTGCTGCCAGCGCCCATCTCGGGCCGATTCCAGCACCATTGTGCTGGTTTCAACATTGACTTCGGCCACCTTGACCCCAAAGACATCGAGGGCAAGAAAGTCGGCGTTCGCACCTACGCGCAGACCACCGGCCTGTGGATCCGTGGCGTCCTACGTCACGAATACGGCGTGGACCTCGACAAAGTGACCTGGATGACGCTCGGAGACGGGCATCTTGCCGAATACAGCGATCCGAAGAACTGCGTCCGCCTGCCGGCCGGCTCGGACATTCCGCAAATGATGCTCAACGGCGACCTCGATGCGGCCCTGCTCGGCGTCGACATGCCCAAAGATCCACGTGTCCGCACACTCGTCCCCGATGCCCATAACGCCGCCAAGGCCTGGTATGAGCGGGAAGGCTTTGTGCCAATCAACCACATGTTCGTCGTCCACCAGGATATCTCGAGGAAACACCCCGAAGCCGTACGTGAGATCTACCGAATGATCGCCGAAAGCCGTGAACTAACCGAAGGAGGCGCCCCAGAAGTGTTCCCGCCCCTGGGTCTGGAAGCCAACCGCAAGGGGCTGCAGACGGCCATCGATTGGGCCCTCGATCAGAAGATCATTCCCCGTGCCATGTCAGTCGATGAACTTTTCGACGACGTCACCGGCAACCTCGGCTGA
- a CDS encoding acetolactate synthase large subunit yields the protein MNGAESLVATLVDQDVDICFANPGTSEMHFLAALGGNPEMRSVLCLFEGVATGAADGWYRMKDKPASTLLHLGPGLANGLANIHNAKRASSGMVNIVGEHSASHLKYDPPLTSDIEGLARPLSHWVRRAESSDTIAWDTAQAVAKASEHPGQIATLVMPGDTSWQPTTVAPVLPPLATPERKRPNAARVEQVAKVLRSGEPTLIILANKATRGAALEKAGRVAAATETRLGSQFFTSRIERGAGRVPIERIPYAVAQATEFLKDFRHIVTVETTEPVAFFSYPDKPSQLKAEGTQVHALAEADEDSELALDMLLQELGATNVSPIIQERIETAVPTGALNPKSVAHALAAALPEHCIVVDESLTTGRESMGLTMGALPHDLINNMGGSIGYATPVATGAALACPDRRVFCMVGDGSAMYTIQSLWTQARENLNVTTIIFANNSYAILKAEYANMGAGTPGERAMSMIDIDRPSIDWLAMAKSMGVPGVAVDTAEAFYEAMVNSTLEPGPSLIEVRL from the coding sequence ATGAATGGTGCGGAAAGTTTAGTTGCTACCCTGGTCGACCAGGACGTTGACATTTGTTTTGCCAATCCGGGCACCTCGGAGATGCATTTTCTGGCGGCGCTGGGTGGAAACCCTGAGATGCGCAGCGTTCTGTGTCTGTTCGAGGGCGTGGCCACCGGTGCCGCCGACGGCTGGTATCGCATGAAGGACAAGCCGGCCTCGACACTTCTACATCTCGGGCCCGGCCTGGCCAACGGCCTCGCCAATATTCACAATGCCAAGCGAGCCTCGTCTGGCATGGTTAATATTGTCGGAGAGCACTCGGCATCACACCTCAAATACGACCCGCCGCTGACCTCCGACATCGAGGGCCTGGCGAGACCACTCAGTCACTGGGTGCGCCGTGCCGAATCGTCGGACACCATTGCCTGGGATACCGCACAGGCCGTGGCCAAGGCGAGTGAACACCCAGGGCAGATCGCCACCCTGGTCATGCCCGGTGATACCTCCTGGCAGCCAACCACAGTCGCTCCCGTACTGCCGCCGCTGGCAACGCCCGAGCGCAAAAGGCCGAACGCCGCGCGCGTCGAGCAGGTGGCCAAGGTGTTGCGTTCAGGCGAACCCACACTCATCATCCTGGCCAACAAGGCCACACGTGGAGCCGCACTCGAAAAGGCGGGACGCGTGGCTGCCGCCACCGAAACCCGGCTGGGTTCCCAGTTTTTCACATCCCGTATAGAACGCGGCGCGGGGCGAGTCCCCATAGAGCGCATTCCCTATGCCGTCGCACAGGCAACAGAGTTCCTCAAGGACTTCAGGCACATTGTCACGGTCGAAACCACTGAGCCGGTGGCTTTCTTCTCTTACCCTGACAAGCCCAGCCAGCTTAAAGCTGAGGGGACCCAGGTGCACGCACTCGCCGAGGCCGACGAGGACAGCGAGTTGGCCCTCGACATGTTGCTGCAGGAGCTGGGTGCCACTAACGTCAGCCCGATCATCCAGGAGCGTATCGAGACAGCCGTGCCAACCGGCGCCCTCAACCCCAAGAGCGTCGCCCACGCCTTGGCCGCAGCCCTGCCCGAGCATTGCATCGTCGTCGATGAGTCGCTGACAACCGGGCGCGAGTCCATGGGACTGACCATGGGAGCCCTGCCACACGACCTGATCAACAACATGGGCGGTTCAATCGGATACGCCACACCCGTCGCCACGGGCGCGGCACTGGCCTGCCCGGACCGCCGGGTGTTCTGCATGGTGGGCGATGGCAGCGCCATGTACACGATCCAGTCCCTGTGGACCCAGGCTCGTGAGAACCTGAATGTCACAACGATCATTTTCGCGAATAACAGCTACGCCATTCTCAAGGCCGAGTACGCCAATATGGGCGCCGGGACTCCCGGAGAGCGCGCAATGTCGATGATCGATATCGACCGCCCCAGTATCGACTGGCTCGCCATGGCCAAGAGCATGGGTGTACCCGGCGTCGCCGTGGACACGGCCGAAGCCTTCTACGAGGCCATGGTCAATTCGACTCTGGAACCAGGCCCCAGCCTGATCGAAGTCAGGCTCTGA